Sequence from the Deinococcota bacterium genome:
GTCTTTGCCGCGCAGCCGCGCCAGGCGCCTGGCCGCCTCGTCCCTCTGCGCGCGGCCGCTGTCGCGGTCGAGGCTCAAGACGAGCACGCTCAGCCCTTCGCCGGAGGCGACCTCGAGACGGATCACGTCGCCCGCCTCGGCCTCCTCGGGCAGGAACCGGGCCGGCAGGTCGAGGGGCTGGCCCGTCTCCAGCTCGAGCACGGCCCAGCCGCCGTCCTCGAAGC
This genomic interval carries:
- a CDS encoding DUF3006 domain-containing protein gives rise to the protein MKLTLDRFEDGGWAVLELETGQPLDLPARFLPEEAEAGDVIRLEVASGEGLSVLVLSLDRDSGRAQRDEAARRLARLRGKDPGGDLEL